A stretch of Oncorhynchus gorbuscha isolate QuinsamMale2020 ecotype Even-year linkage group LG24, OgorEven_v1.0, whole genome shotgun sequence DNA encodes these proteins:
- the uso1 gene encoding general vesicular transport factor p115 isoform X6, translating into MTMNFFRGVMGGQPAGPQPTGAETIHKLCDRVASSTLLEDRRDAVRALKSLSKKYRLEVGTQAMDHLVHILQTDRSDSEILGYALDTLYNIICNDEEEEQDENAQKQDEDLGVLFTDKFLGDSENVTLLLTLLEEFDFHVRWPGVKLLTALLKNQCNQVQGVILVSPMGVSRLMDLLADSREVIRNDGLLLLQQLTKGNAAIQKIVAFENAFERLLDIITEEGSSDGGIVVEDCLLLLVNLLKNNSSNQNFFKEGSYIQRMKPWFEVGDDNSGWSAQKVTNLHLMLQLVRVMVSPVNSPGATSSCQKSMYQCGLLQQLCTILMATGVPADILTETINTVSEVIRGSQINQDYFASVNAPSNPPRPAIVVLLMSMVNERQPFVLRCAVLYCFQCFLYKNQKGQGEIVATLLPSTIDANSISAGQLLCGGLFSADSLSNWCAAVALAHALQDNLTQKEQLLRVQLATSLGKPPVSLLQQCTNILSQGSKVQTRVGLLMLLCTWISNCPIAVTHFLHNQENVPFLTGQISENLGEDERLVQGLCALLLGICIYYNDNSLENYTKDKLKQLIEKRIGKENFVEKLGFVTKHELYSRAAQKPQPVFPSPEQMLFDHEFTKLVKELEGVITKAVHKTSEEEKKEEEVKKTLEQHDSIVIQYKDLIRDQDTQIQELREQVSTLSLNSEQMQNQIAQQQSQIQQHKDQYNILKLKLGKDSQGLSSSQGEGTHVNGLHSEELSQLREEVEELRRQHALQHTQLSDKDSLINTLRCGAAAAAQTAEGGAGGSDNTELLREVESLRSRVQAQCAEISQLQTERQELIRRAEAVSSVPASSSESSADTVTVSELESRLAAQTTEAERLKEECRGLREGHAGLEQQLASATSTVAIEQTEKTKLQQEVQESKKEQDDLLMLLADQDQKILNLKQRLRDLGETIDEDEDELDARDQFCEDDDDDNEEEDEENND; encoded by the exons ATGACAATGAATTTTTTCAGGGGAGTGATGGGTGGACAACCCGCGGGGCCACAGCCGACTGGAGCAGAGACG ATCCATAAGCTGTGTGACCGTGTGGCCTCCTCCACACTCCTGGAGGACCGCAGGGACGCTGTCCGAGCCCTTAAATCGCTCTCAAAG AAATATCGCTTGGAAGTTGGCACTCAGGCTATGGACCACCTGGTTCACATACTGCAAACAGACAG GTCGGACTCTGAAATCCTTGGCTACGCTTTGGACACACTCTATAATATCATCTGCAACGATGAAGAGGAGGAACAAG ATGAGAACGCCCAGAAGCAGGATGAAGACCTGGGAGTCCTGTTCACTGACAAGTTCCTCGGCGACTCTGAGAACGTGACACTACTACTGACTCTGTTAGAG GAGTTTGACTTCCACGTGCGGTGGCCAGGAGTGAAGCTGCTCACCGCTCTGTTGAAGAACCAGTGTAACCAGGTCCAGGGCGTCATCCTGGTCAGCCCTATGG GTGTTTCTAGACTGATGGACCTATTAGCTGACTCCAGAGAAGTCATCCGTAATGAT GGTCTTCTGTTGCTGCAGCAGCTGACCAAAGGCAACGCGGCCATCCAGAAGATCGTAGCGTTTGAGAACGCTTTCGAGCGTCTCCTAGATATCATAACAGAGGAGGGCAGCAGTGATGGAG GTATCGTAGTGGAGGACTGTCTCCTGCTGCTCGTCAACCTGCTGAAGAACAACAGCTCCAACCAGAACTTCTTCAAGGAGGGCTCCTACATCCAGAGGATGAAGCCCTGGTTCGAGGTGGGAGACGACAACTCTGGCTGGTCCGCCCAAAAGGTCACCAACCTCCACCTCATGCTGCAG TTGGTGCGAGTCATGGTCTCCCCGGTCAACTCTCCTGGAGCCACCAGTAGTTGTCAGAAGTCAATGTACCAGTGTGGCCTCCTGCAGCAGCTCTGCACTATCCTCATGGCCACTGGCGTGCCTGCTGACATACTCACTGAG ACCATCAACACTGTATCGGAGGTGATCCGCGGCTCACAGATCAACCAGGACTACTTTGCATCTGTCAACGCTCCCTCCAACCCCCCAAG ACCTGCCATAGTGGTGCTGCTGATGTCCATGGTCAACGAGAGGCAGCCGTTTGTGCTGCGCTGTGCCGTTCTCTACTGCTTCCAGTGTTTTCTCTACAAGAACCAGAAGGGCCAGGGGGAGATCGTAGCCACCCTACTGCCCTCCACCATCGACG ccAACTCCATCTCGGCGGGCCAGCTGCTGTGCGGGGGCCTGTTCTcggctgactccctgtctaacTGGTGTGCTGCAGTGGCCCTGGCCCACGCCCTGCAGGACAACCTGACCCAGAAAGAGCAGCTCCTCCGGGTGCAGCTGGCCACCAGCCTGGGCAAGCCCCCCGTTTCCCTGCTGCAGCAGTGCACCAACATCCTCTCACAG GGCAGTAAAGTGCAGACGCGGGTCGGTCTCCTCATGCTGCTGTGTACCTGGATCAGTAACTGTCCCATCGCTGTCACACACTTCCTGCACAACCAGGAGAACGTCCCCTTC CTGACAGGTCAGATCTCTGAGAACCTGGGGGAGGATGAGAGGCTGGTGCAGGGCCTGTGTGCCCTCCTATTGGGTATCTGCATCTACTACAACGACAACTCTCTGGAGAACTACACAAA AGACAAGCTGAAGCAGTTGATCGAGAAGCGCATTGGGAAGGAGAACTTTGTGGAGAAGCTGGGCTTCGTCACGAAACACGAGCTGTACTCCCGCGCTGCACAGAAGCCCCAGCCCGTCTTCCCCTCCCCTGAACAGATGCTGTTTGACCACGAGTTCACCAAGCTGGTCAAAGAACTGGAAG GCGTGATAACGAAAGCGGTCCACAAGACGAgcgaggaggagaagaaggaggaggaggtgaagaagaCTCTGGAGCAACACGACAGCATCGTCATCCAGTACAAAGATCTCATCAGAGATCAG GACACCCAGATCCAGGAGCTGAGGGAGCAGGTTTCCACCCTGTCTCTGAACAGTGAACAGATGCAGAATCAGATCGCACAGCAGCAGTCCCAGATCCAGCAACAcaaagaccagtacaacatcCTCAAGCTGAAACTAG GTAAAGACAGCCAGGGTCTGTCCTCCAGCCAGGGAGAGGGAACTCACGTTAACGGGCTCCACTCAGAGGAGTTGAGCCAGctcagagaggaggtggaggagctcCGCAGACAACAcgcactacaacacacacagctcagcGACAAGGACTCACTCATCAACACActg AGGTGTGGggcggcagcagcagcacagaCAGCAGAAGGTGGAGCGGGAGGGTCTGACAACACAGAGCTTCTCCGG GAGGTGGAGTCGTTGAGGAGTCGTGTCCAGGCTCAGTGTGCAGAGATCAGCcagctgcagacagagagacaggagctcATCAGGAGAGCTGAGGCAGTG tcCTCGGTCCCGGCCTCCAGCAGTGAGAGCTCGGCAGACACAGTTACAGTATCTGAACTGGAGAGCAGGCTGGCTGCTCAGaccacagaggcagagagacttaAG gAGGAGTGTCGGGGCCTGAGGGAGGGCCATGCGGGGCTGGAGCAGCAGTTGGCGTCGGCAACGAGCACAGTGGCCATCGAGCAGACGGAGAAGACCAAGCTGCAGCAGGAGGTGCAGGAGTCAAAGAAGGAACAGGACGACCTCCTCATGCTGCTGGCCGACCAGGACCAGAAGATCCTCAACCTCAAGCAACGTCTCAGAGACCTGGGAGAGACG ATTGATGAAGACGAAGATGAGCTAGACGCCCGGGACCAATTCTGTGAAGATGACGACGACGataatgaggaggaggatgaagagaacAATGACTAG
- the uso1 gene encoding general vesicular transport factor p115 isoform X1 → MTMNFFRGVMGGQPAGPQPTGAETIHKLCDRVASSTLLEDRRDAVRALKSLSKKYRLEVGTQAMDHLVHILQTDRSDSEILGYALDTLYNIICNDEEEEQDESEDMAAAPPIPVSGKHKNVPVSDENAQKQDEDLGVLFTDKFLGDSENVTLLLTLLEEFDFHVRWPGVKLLTALLKNQCNQVQGVILVSPMGVSRLMDLLADSREVIRNDGLLLLQQLTKGNAAIQKIVAFENAFERLLDIITEEGSSDGGIVVEDCLLLLVNLLKNNSSNQNFFKEGSYIQRMKPWFEVGDDNSGWSAQKVTNLHLMLQLVRVMVSPVNSPGATSSCQKSMYQCGLLQQLCTILMATGVPADILTETINTVSEVIRGSQINQDYFASVNAPSNPPRPAIVVLLMSMVNERQPFVLRCAVLYCFQCFLYKNQKGQGEIVATLLPSTIDANSISAGQLLCGGLFSADSLSNWCAAVALAHALQDNLTQKEQLLRVQLATSLGKPPVSLLQQCTNILSQGDKINRRGSKVQTRVGLLMLLCTWISNCPIAVTHFLHNQENVPFLTGQISENLGEDERLVQGLCALLLGICIYYNDNSLENYTKDKLKQLIEKRIGKENFVEKLGFVTKHELYSRAAQKPQPVFPSPEQMLFDHEFTKLVKELEGVITKAVHKTSEEEKKEEEVKKTLEQHDSIVIQYKDLIRDQDTQIQELREQVSTLSLNSEQMQNQIAQQQSQIQQHKDQYNILKLKLGKDSQGLSSSQGEGTHVNGLHSEELSQLREEVEELRRQHALQHTQLSDKDSLINTLRCGAAAAAQTAEGGAGGSDNTELLREVESLRSRVQAQCAEISQLQTERQELIRRAEAVSSVPASSSESSADTVTVSELESRLAAQTTEAERLKEECRGLREGHAGLEQQLASATSTVAIEQTEKTKLQQEVQESKKEQDDLLMLLADQDQKILNLKQRLRDLGETIDEDEDELDARDQFCEDDDDDNEEEDEENND, encoded by the exons ATGACAATGAATTTTTTCAGGGGAGTGATGGGTGGACAACCCGCGGGGCCACAGCCGACTGGAGCAGAGACG ATCCATAAGCTGTGTGACCGTGTGGCCTCCTCCACACTCCTGGAGGACCGCAGGGACGCTGTCCGAGCCCTTAAATCGCTCTCAAAG AAATATCGCTTGGAAGTTGGCACTCAGGCTATGGACCACCTGGTTCACATACTGCAAACAGACAG GTCGGACTCTGAAATCCTTGGCTACGCTTTGGACACACTCTATAATATCATCTGCAACGATGAAGAGGAGGAACAAG ACGAATCTGAAG ACATGGCGGCCGCACCCCCCATCCCTGTCTCAGGGAAGCATAAGAACGTGCCTGTGTCTG ATGAGAACGCCCAGAAGCAGGATGAAGACCTGGGAGTCCTGTTCACTGACAAGTTCCTCGGCGACTCTGAGAACGTGACACTACTACTGACTCTGTTAGAG GAGTTTGACTTCCACGTGCGGTGGCCAGGAGTGAAGCTGCTCACCGCTCTGTTGAAGAACCAGTGTAACCAGGTCCAGGGCGTCATCCTGGTCAGCCCTATGG GTGTTTCTAGACTGATGGACCTATTAGCTGACTCCAGAGAAGTCATCCGTAATGAT GGTCTTCTGTTGCTGCAGCAGCTGACCAAAGGCAACGCGGCCATCCAGAAGATCGTAGCGTTTGAGAACGCTTTCGAGCGTCTCCTAGATATCATAACAGAGGAGGGCAGCAGTGATGGAG GTATCGTAGTGGAGGACTGTCTCCTGCTGCTCGTCAACCTGCTGAAGAACAACAGCTCCAACCAGAACTTCTTCAAGGAGGGCTCCTACATCCAGAGGATGAAGCCCTGGTTCGAGGTGGGAGACGACAACTCTGGCTGGTCCGCCCAAAAGGTCACCAACCTCCACCTCATGCTGCAG TTGGTGCGAGTCATGGTCTCCCCGGTCAACTCTCCTGGAGCCACCAGTAGTTGTCAGAAGTCAATGTACCAGTGTGGCCTCCTGCAGCAGCTCTGCACTATCCTCATGGCCACTGGCGTGCCTGCTGACATACTCACTGAG ACCATCAACACTGTATCGGAGGTGATCCGCGGCTCACAGATCAACCAGGACTACTTTGCATCTGTCAACGCTCCCTCCAACCCCCCAAG ACCTGCCATAGTGGTGCTGCTGATGTCCATGGTCAACGAGAGGCAGCCGTTTGTGCTGCGCTGTGCCGTTCTCTACTGCTTCCAGTGTTTTCTCTACAAGAACCAGAAGGGCCAGGGGGAGATCGTAGCCACCCTACTGCCCTCCACCATCGACG ccAACTCCATCTCGGCGGGCCAGCTGCTGTGCGGGGGCCTGTTCTcggctgactccctgtctaacTGGTGTGCTGCAGTGGCCCTGGCCCACGCCCTGCAGGACAACCTGACCCAGAAAGAGCAGCTCCTCCGGGTGCAGCTGGCCACCAGCCTGGGCAAGCCCCCCGTTTCCCTGCTGCAGCAGTGCACCAACATCCTCTCACAG GGGGATAAGATCAACCGGAGG GGCAGTAAAGTGCAGACGCGGGTCGGTCTCCTCATGCTGCTGTGTACCTGGATCAGTAACTGTCCCATCGCTGTCACACACTTCCTGCACAACCAGGAGAACGTCCCCTTC CTGACAGGTCAGATCTCTGAGAACCTGGGGGAGGATGAGAGGCTGGTGCAGGGCCTGTGTGCCCTCCTATTGGGTATCTGCATCTACTACAACGACAACTCTCTGGAGAACTACACAAA AGACAAGCTGAAGCAGTTGATCGAGAAGCGCATTGGGAAGGAGAACTTTGTGGAGAAGCTGGGCTTCGTCACGAAACACGAGCTGTACTCCCGCGCTGCACAGAAGCCCCAGCCCGTCTTCCCCTCCCCTGAACAGATGCTGTTTGACCACGAGTTCACCAAGCTGGTCAAAGAACTGGAAG GCGTGATAACGAAAGCGGTCCACAAGACGAgcgaggaggagaagaaggaggaggaggtgaagaagaCTCTGGAGCAACACGACAGCATCGTCATCCAGTACAAAGATCTCATCAGAGATCAG GACACCCAGATCCAGGAGCTGAGGGAGCAGGTTTCCACCCTGTCTCTGAACAGTGAACAGATGCAGAATCAGATCGCACAGCAGCAGTCCCAGATCCAGCAACAcaaagaccagtacaacatcCTCAAGCTGAAACTAG GTAAAGACAGCCAGGGTCTGTCCTCCAGCCAGGGAGAGGGAACTCACGTTAACGGGCTCCACTCAGAGGAGTTGAGCCAGctcagagaggaggtggaggagctcCGCAGACAACAcgcactacaacacacacagctcagcGACAAGGACTCACTCATCAACACActg AGGTGTGGggcggcagcagcagcacagaCAGCAGAAGGTGGAGCGGGAGGGTCTGACAACACAGAGCTTCTCCGG GAGGTGGAGTCGTTGAGGAGTCGTGTCCAGGCTCAGTGTGCAGAGATCAGCcagctgcagacagagagacaggagctcATCAGGAGAGCTGAGGCAGTG tcCTCGGTCCCGGCCTCCAGCAGTGAGAGCTCGGCAGACACAGTTACAGTATCTGAACTGGAGAGCAGGCTGGCTGCTCAGaccacagaggcagagagacttaAG gAGGAGTGTCGGGGCCTGAGGGAGGGCCATGCGGGGCTGGAGCAGCAGTTGGCGTCGGCAACGAGCACAGTGGCCATCGAGCAGACGGAGAAGACCAAGCTGCAGCAGGAGGTGCAGGAGTCAAAGAAGGAACAGGACGACCTCCTCATGCTGCTGGCCGACCAGGACCAGAAGATCCTCAACCTCAAGCAACGTCTCAGAGACCTGGGAGAGACG ATTGATGAAGACGAAGATGAGCTAGACGCCCGGGACCAATTCTGTGAAGATGACGACGACGataatgaggaggaggatgaagagaacAATGACTAG
- the uso1 gene encoding general vesicular transport factor p115 isoform X2, whose amino-acid sequence MTMNFFRGVMGGQPAGPQPTGAETIHKLCDRVASSTLLEDRRDAVRALKSLSKKYRLEVGTQAMDHLVHILQTDRSDSEILGYALDTLYNIICNDEEEEQDMAAAPPIPVSGKHKNVPVSDENAQKQDEDLGVLFTDKFLGDSENVTLLLTLLEEFDFHVRWPGVKLLTALLKNQCNQVQGVILVSPMGVSRLMDLLADSREVIRNDGLLLLQQLTKGNAAIQKIVAFENAFERLLDIITEEGSSDGGIVVEDCLLLLVNLLKNNSSNQNFFKEGSYIQRMKPWFEVGDDNSGWSAQKVTNLHLMLQLVRVMVSPVNSPGATSSCQKSMYQCGLLQQLCTILMATGVPADILTETINTVSEVIRGSQINQDYFASVNAPSNPPRPAIVVLLMSMVNERQPFVLRCAVLYCFQCFLYKNQKGQGEIVATLLPSTIDANSISAGQLLCGGLFSADSLSNWCAAVALAHALQDNLTQKEQLLRVQLATSLGKPPVSLLQQCTNILSQGDKINRRGSKVQTRVGLLMLLCTWISNCPIAVTHFLHNQENVPFLTGQISENLGEDERLVQGLCALLLGICIYYNDNSLENYTKDKLKQLIEKRIGKENFVEKLGFVTKHELYSRAAQKPQPVFPSPEQMLFDHEFTKLVKELEGVITKAVHKTSEEEKKEEEVKKTLEQHDSIVIQYKDLIRDQDTQIQELREQVSTLSLNSEQMQNQIAQQQSQIQQHKDQYNILKLKLGKDSQGLSSSQGEGTHVNGLHSEELSQLREEVEELRRQHALQHTQLSDKDSLINTLRCGAAAAAQTAEGGAGGSDNTELLREVESLRSRVQAQCAEISQLQTERQELIRRAEAVSSVPASSSESSADTVTVSELESRLAAQTTEAERLKEECRGLREGHAGLEQQLASATSTVAIEQTEKTKLQQEVQESKKEQDDLLMLLADQDQKILNLKQRLRDLGETIDEDEDELDARDQFCEDDDDDNEEEDEENND is encoded by the exons ATGACAATGAATTTTTTCAGGGGAGTGATGGGTGGACAACCCGCGGGGCCACAGCCGACTGGAGCAGAGACG ATCCATAAGCTGTGTGACCGTGTGGCCTCCTCCACACTCCTGGAGGACCGCAGGGACGCTGTCCGAGCCCTTAAATCGCTCTCAAAG AAATATCGCTTGGAAGTTGGCACTCAGGCTATGGACCACCTGGTTCACATACTGCAAACAGACAG GTCGGACTCTGAAATCCTTGGCTACGCTTTGGACACACTCTATAATATCATCTGCAACGATGAAGAGGAGGAACAAG ACATGGCGGCCGCACCCCCCATCCCTGTCTCAGGGAAGCATAAGAACGTGCCTGTGTCTG ATGAGAACGCCCAGAAGCAGGATGAAGACCTGGGAGTCCTGTTCACTGACAAGTTCCTCGGCGACTCTGAGAACGTGACACTACTACTGACTCTGTTAGAG GAGTTTGACTTCCACGTGCGGTGGCCAGGAGTGAAGCTGCTCACCGCTCTGTTGAAGAACCAGTGTAACCAGGTCCAGGGCGTCATCCTGGTCAGCCCTATGG GTGTTTCTAGACTGATGGACCTATTAGCTGACTCCAGAGAAGTCATCCGTAATGAT GGTCTTCTGTTGCTGCAGCAGCTGACCAAAGGCAACGCGGCCATCCAGAAGATCGTAGCGTTTGAGAACGCTTTCGAGCGTCTCCTAGATATCATAACAGAGGAGGGCAGCAGTGATGGAG GTATCGTAGTGGAGGACTGTCTCCTGCTGCTCGTCAACCTGCTGAAGAACAACAGCTCCAACCAGAACTTCTTCAAGGAGGGCTCCTACATCCAGAGGATGAAGCCCTGGTTCGAGGTGGGAGACGACAACTCTGGCTGGTCCGCCCAAAAGGTCACCAACCTCCACCTCATGCTGCAG TTGGTGCGAGTCATGGTCTCCCCGGTCAACTCTCCTGGAGCCACCAGTAGTTGTCAGAAGTCAATGTACCAGTGTGGCCTCCTGCAGCAGCTCTGCACTATCCTCATGGCCACTGGCGTGCCTGCTGACATACTCACTGAG ACCATCAACACTGTATCGGAGGTGATCCGCGGCTCACAGATCAACCAGGACTACTTTGCATCTGTCAACGCTCCCTCCAACCCCCCAAG ACCTGCCATAGTGGTGCTGCTGATGTCCATGGTCAACGAGAGGCAGCCGTTTGTGCTGCGCTGTGCCGTTCTCTACTGCTTCCAGTGTTTTCTCTACAAGAACCAGAAGGGCCAGGGGGAGATCGTAGCCACCCTACTGCCCTCCACCATCGACG ccAACTCCATCTCGGCGGGCCAGCTGCTGTGCGGGGGCCTGTTCTcggctgactccctgtctaacTGGTGTGCTGCAGTGGCCCTGGCCCACGCCCTGCAGGACAACCTGACCCAGAAAGAGCAGCTCCTCCGGGTGCAGCTGGCCACCAGCCTGGGCAAGCCCCCCGTTTCCCTGCTGCAGCAGTGCACCAACATCCTCTCACAG GGGGATAAGATCAACCGGAGG GGCAGTAAAGTGCAGACGCGGGTCGGTCTCCTCATGCTGCTGTGTACCTGGATCAGTAACTGTCCCATCGCTGTCACACACTTCCTGCACAACCAGGAGAACGTCCCCTTC CTGACAGGTCAGATCTCTGAGAACCTGGGGGAGGATGAGAGGCTGGTGCAGGGCCTGTGTGCCCTCCTATTGGGTATCTGCATCTACTACAACGACAACTCTCTGGAGAACTACACAAA AGACAAGCTGAAGCAGTTGATCGAGAAGCGCATTGGGAAGGAGAACTTTGTGGAGAAGCTGGGCTTCGTCACGAAACACGAGCTGTACTCCCGCGCTGCACAGAAGCCCCAGCCCGTCTTCCCCTCCCCTGAACAGATGCTGTTTGACCACGAGTTCACCAAGCTGGTCAAAGAACTGGAAG GCGTGATAACGAAAGCGGTCCACAAGACGAgcgaggaggagaagaaggaggaggaggtgaagaagaCTCTGGAGCAACACGACAGCATCGTCATCCAGTACAAAGATCTCATCAGAGATCAG GACACCCAGATCCAGGAGCTGAGGGAGCAGGTTTCCACCCTGTCTCTGAACAGTGAACAGATGCAGAATCAGATCGCACAGCAGCAGTCCCAGATCCAGCAACAcaaagaccagtacaacatcCTCAAGCTGAAACTAG GTAAAGACAGCCAGGGTCTGTCCTCCAGCCAGGGAGAGGGAACTCACGTTAACGGGCTCCACTCAGAGGAGTTGAGCCAGctcagagaggaggtggaggagctcCGCAGACAACAcgcactacaacacacacagctcagcGACAAGGACTCACTCATCAACACActg AGGTGTGGggcggcagcagcagcacagaCAGCAGAAGGTGGAGCGGGAGGGTCTGACAACACAGAGCTTCTCCGG GAGGTGGAGTCGTTGAGGAGTCGTGTCCAGGCTCAGTGTGCAGAGATCAGCcagctgcagacagagagacaggagctcATCAGGAGAGCTGAGGCAGTG tcCTCGGTCCCGGCCTCCAGCAGTGAGAGCTCGGCAGACACAGTTACAGTATCTGAACTGGAGAGCAGGCTGGCTGCTCAGaccacagaggcagagagacttaAG gAGGAGTGTCGGGGCCTGAGGGAGGGCCATGCGGGGCTGGAGCAGCAGTTGGCGTCGGCAACGAGCACAGTGGCCATCGAGCAGACGGAGAAGACCAAGCTGCAGCAGGAGGTGCAGGAGTCAAAGAAGGAACAGGACGACCTCCTCATGCTGCTGGCCGACCAGGACCAGAAGATCCTCAACCTCAAGCAACGTCTCAGAGACCTGGGAGAGACG ATTGATGAAGACGAAGATGAGCTAGACGCCCGGGACCAATTCTGTGAAGATGACGACGACGataatgaggaggaggatgaagagaacAATGACTAG